The Candidatus Zixiibacteriota bacterium genome includes a region encoding these proteins:
- the ftsY gene encoding signal recognition particle-docking protein FtsY: MKFSFSKLKSGLSKTKDNLIGRVKSVVGLHTKVDEALLEDLEEALIKSDVGISATEKIIEGLKERVKELGEKETENVVDLLKAEMAQILRSDNHRESFFDNPAKPLVIMVVGVNGTGKTTSIAKLAHTFKESGKSVMVAACDTFRAAAIEQLEIWATRVGCEFVRSTPGADSAAVAFDAVQAAKSRNIDVVIIDTAGRLHTKVNLMEELKKIKRVVAKADAAAPHETLLAIDATTGQNGMQQVKVFDDALVLTGLLLTKLDGTAKGGIVIAIADEFKVPVKFVGLGEQMDDLDEFSPKDFVEALFA; encoded by the coding sequence ATGAAGTTCTCGTTTTCTAAGCTGAAAAGCGGGTTGTCCAAAACGAAGGACAACCTGATCGGCCGTGTCAAATCTGTCGTCGGGCTGCACACAAAGGTTGATGAGGCTCTCCTGGAAGACCTCGAAGAAGCATTGATAAAGTCAGACGTTGGGATCAGCGCGACTGAGAAAATAATTGAAGGGCTCAAAGAGAGAGTCAAGGAACTCGGCGAGAAGGAGACTGAAAACGTAGTCGACCTTCTGAAGGCTGAAATGGCTCAAATATTGAGATCAGATAATCACCGCGAGAGTTTCTTCGATAATCCTGCAAAGCCACTTGTGATAATGGTTGTCGGTGTCAACGGGACCGGCAAGACGACATCGATTGCAAAGCTCGCACACACATTCAAGGAGAGTGGCAAGTCTGTTATGGTTGCAGCGTGCGACACGTTCAGAGCGGCAGCGATAGAGCAGCTCGAAATCTGGGCGACCCGTGTAGGCTGCGAATTCGTCAGATCGACTCCCGGTGCCGACAGCGCAGCAGTCGCTTTCGACGCCGTGCAGGCGGCGAAATCGCGCAATATCGATGTTGTGATCATCGATACTGCCGGCCGCCTTCACACTAAAGTCAATCTGATGGAAGAACTGAAGAAGATTAAGCGTGTTGTGGCCAAGGCTGACGCTGCAGCTCCGCATGAAACACTTCTGGCGATAGATGCCACCACAGGGCAGAATGGCATGCAGCAGGTGAAAGTCTTTGATGATGCACTCGTATTGACCGGTCTTCTCCTAACGAAGCTCGACGGTACAGCCAAGGGGGGAATAGTGATTGCCATAGCTGACGAGTTCAAGGTTCCCGTGAAGTTTGTGGGACTCGGAGAGCAGATGGATGATTTGGACGAGTTCTCGCCGAAGGATTTCGTCGAGGCGCTGTTTGCATGA
- a CDS encoding secondary thiamine-phosphate synthase enzyme YjbQ gives MIETVGISTSDRTQLVDITLQIRKFVRGSGVGEGFCTVFVPHTTAAVTINENADPTVKRDILMILNRVIPFTDDYRHSEGNSAAHIKASLIGSSEHLLVSGGDILLGTWQGVFFCEFDGPRTRRIILQVNGH, from the coding sequence ATGATTGAGACTGTCGGCATAAGTACTTCCGACCGCACTCAGCTTGTCGATATCACTCTGCAAATCAGGAAATTCGTCAGGGGCTCAGGAGTAGGCGAGGGTTTCTGCACTGTATTTGTACCGCATACGACTGCCGCCGTCACGATAAATGAGAATGCCGATCCGACAGTCAAACGCGATATTCTGATGATCCTGAACAGAGTTATACCATTCACTGACGATTACCGTCACAGTGAGGGAAACTCTGCCGCGCATATCAAGGCGAGTCTTATCGGTTCATCAGAGCATCTGCTGGTGTCGGGAGGGGATATACTGCTTGGAACTTGGCAGGGTGTCTTCTTCTGTGAATTTGACGGCCCCAGGACACGCAGGATCATCCTGCAAGTGAACGGCCACTGA
- a CDS encoding 23S rRNA (pseudouridine(1915)-N(3))-methyltransferase RlmH, with translation MVKFRIICVGKTPKGWREEAFEHYRKLIVPFAKLEEISVKEQKIIESAGIENSLRQEGERILKLLSASTHKIALDRKGKHRSSIELCKHFETLYQRFSAFDLIIGGPHGLHCTVLDRADEKMSLSYLTFPHDLAKIVVAEQIYRALSIMNNFPYHK, from the coding sequence ATGGTTAAGTTCAGGATCATCTGCGTTGGAAAGACCCCCAAGGGGTGGCGAGAAGAGGCATTTGAGCATTACCGGAAGCTGATTGTGCCTTTTGCCAAACTTGAGGAGATATCTGTCAAGGAGCAGAAGATCATTGAATCGGCCGGAATAGAGAACTCGCTGAGACAGGAAGGGGAGCGAATCCTGAAGCTGCTATCCGCATCCACCCACAAGATTGCTCTGGACCGGAAAGGGAAGCATCGGTCGTCAATTGAGCTCTGTAAGCATTTCGAAACTCTATATCAGCGGTTTTCTGCATTCGATCTAATCATCGGAGGTCCTCACGGTCTGCACTGCACGGTGCTCGATCGAGCGGACGAGAAGATGTCATTGTCGTATCTTACTTTCCCACATGATCTTGCGAAGATAGTCGTCGCGGAGCAGATTTACAGGGCTCTGTCGATCATGAACAACTTCCCCTATCATAAATAG
- the rpsU gene encoding 30S ribosomal protein S21 yields MTGVRVRDDESFEKALRRFNKFCEKSGILSDIKKHQHFEKPSDRKKRKVNAAKRKARRSKGKSRRVGRY; encoded by the coding sequence TTGACCGGTGTCAGGGTTCGTGATGATGAGTCATTTGAAAAAGCACTGAGACGTTTCAACAAATTCTGTGAGAAGAGTGGAATTCTGTCGGACATCAAGAAGCACCAGCATTTTGAGAAGCCGTCGGATCGAAAGAAACGCAAAGTAAATGCGGCCAAGAGAAAAGCGCGCCGTTCCAAAGGAAAGTCAAGGCGAGTAGGTAGATACTAA
- a CDS encoding GatB/YqeY domain-containing protein — MSILEKINSDLVVAMKAKESGRVTALRGLKSAIKYREIEKHAGLTDEDVIAVLSSTAKKHRDSIEQYEKAGRDDLVQQEKGELEIALCYLPKQLERAEVERLVDEVIAELDVSGDSSFSMVMKAVMPKVKGLADGKLVKEIVQGRLS, encoded by the coding sequence ATGAGCATCCTGGAGAAGATTAACTCGGACTTGGTAGTAGCTATGAAGGCGAAGGAGAGCGGTCGCGTGACTGCACTCCGTGGTCTTAAGTCTGCAATCAAGTATCGTGAAATAGAGAAGCATGCAGGTTTGACTGATGAGGACGTGATTGCTGTCCTGTCCTCGACTGCCAAGAAGCATCGGGATTCGATAGAGCAGTACGAGAAGGCAGGCAGGGACGATCTTGTCCAGCAAGAGAAGGGCGAGTTGGAGATCGCTCTCTGCTATCTTCCGAAGCAACTCGAACGGGCGGAGGTCGAGCGCCTCGTTGATGAGGTGATCGCTGAGCTTGATGTCTCGGGAGATTCGAGTTTTAGCATGGTTATGAAGGCTGTTATGCCGAAGGTGAAGGGACTTGCCGACGGCAAACTGGTTAAAGAGATAGTCCAGGGCAGACTGTCTTGA
- a CDS encoding CvpA family protein, whose product MNWFDIALITLLLITMAIGSKRGLVRELMGFFALVLGVIVTVNNMDFLALEVARHIDASPMIIAVVSFVVLLAVLYGLFKLAGLVFYKVGDVHKLGKKDKVGGAVMGAVRGWILLGLLLFLVTILPMPGAFYRAVDSSILTEPMMRTLPLIFDGSSPLHPRSGTFIEKVEQSIGETEAVLTLNHKKAYSDASKRYAQRERIDKALNNLDRYLGRDDLP is encoded by the coding sequence ATGAATTGGTTCGACATCGCCCTAATTACACTCCTTTTGATTACGATGGCGATAGGTTCAAAGCGGGGACTCGTGAGGGAATTGATGGGTTTCTTCGCGCTGGTCCTCGGAGTCATCGTAACAGTCAACAACATGGATTTTCTTGCGCTCGAAGTCGCAAGACACATCGACGCATCGCCGATGATCATAGCCGTGGTCTCATTTGTCGTGCTTTTGGCGGTACTCTACGGCTTGTTTAAGCTGGCAGGGCTGGTCTTCTACAAGGTGGGAGACGTGCATAAGCTTGGAAAGAAGGACAAGGTGGGCGGAGCGGTGATGGGCGCAGTCAGGGGTTGGATACTGCTCGGACTGCTTCTCTTTTTGGTCACCATTCTCCCTATGCCGGGTGCATTCTATAGAGCTGTCGACAGCTCTATCCTGACCGAACCGATGATGAGGACTCTCCCGCTGATTTTCGATGGGTCGAGTCCACTGCATCCGAGGAGTGGTACGTTCATCGAGAAAGTAGAGCAGTCTATCGGTGAGACCGAAGCGGTTCTTACTCTGAACCACAAGAAGGCTTACTCAGATGCGTCGAAAAGGTACGCGCAGAGAGAAAGAATCGACAAAGCACTTAACAATCTCGACAGGTATCTTGGCCGGGATGATCTGCCTTAG
- the dnaG gene encoding DNA primase, translated as MAAFYPDHIIDQVRQSSDIIDVLSQFLSLKKRGRNYICLCPFHHEKTPSFSVSQDKQIYHCFGCGKGGNVMTFLMEHEQMSFPEAVKFLAKRAGIPLPEPKRDPKEMERFSRLYYANEQAAGFYHKSLYESDDGRKVLDYIREKRGMTDETIQEFQLGFAPEGWENLIAYAREKKITTQELYDAGLLVKRESGDGFYDRFRQRLMFPIFDLSRRVIGFGARALAAKDNVKYLNSPDSPLYNKSRVLYGLSHSRADIRDSREALVVEGYMDYLSLYQADIRTAVAVSGTSFTRDHALLLKRYADSVSLLFDSDAAGQSAAERCAEHFFAVGIDVRVVALPEGDDPDSFVREAGATELKRVISEAASYFRFVRESAHPPFAERNRAGQQMLVKSQLRLVSMAPDEIARALMLKELSELYDISVDLLTKGVSPEATKPEKPFQPRYTAIANRPELERNVLRLILTHPSLFQDSSNGLQEKLFSSPEHREIFNIATRLHAENREADFASVVDSATDEHTRSTLTGLLAVEAESGDWELAFQEYMQKLKQAYRDDRIRQLTAQLHEARSTGDTDESDALINEINRLRGDN; from the coding sequence ATGGCAGCATTCTATCCGGATCACATTATCGATCAGGTTCGGCAGTCGTCAGATATAATCGACGTGCTGTCCCAATTTCTGTCTCTTAAGAAACGAGGGCGCAACTACATCTGCCTCTGTCCGTTTCATCACGAGAAAACTCCGTCATTCTCTGTATCACAGGACAAGCAGATATACCACTGCTTCGGATGCGGAAAAGGCGGCAATGTCATGACGTTTCTGATGGAGCATGAGCAGATGTCATTTCCGGAGGCTGTCAAGTTCCTCGCCAAGCGCGCCGGCATTCCACTCCCTGAGCCGAAGCGTGATCCCAAAGAAATGGAAAGATTCTCACGACTCTATTACGCAAATGAGCAGGCGGCCGGATTCTACCACAAGTCTCTCTATGAATCGGATGACGGCAGGAAGGTCCTCGACTACATTCGTGAAAAGCGCGGTATGACTGACGAGACTATTCAGGAATTCCAACTCGGTTTTGCGCCTGAGGGCTGGGAGAATCTAATCGCATACGCCCGAGAGAAGAAGATCACGACTCAGGAACTATATGATGCCGGTCTACTGGTGAAACGTGAGTCTGGCGACGGGTTCTACGATCGGTTCCGGCAGCGACTCATGTTTCCCATCTTCGATTTGTCACGAAGAGTAATTGGGTTCGGGGCACGCGCACTTGCAGCAAAGGACAATGTGAAATATCTGAATTCTCCCGATTCGCCGCTCTACAACAAGAGTCGTGTCCTTTACGGACTAAGCCATTCGCGGGCAGATATAAGAGATAGTCGCGAGGCTCTGGTTGTCGAAGGCTATATGGATTACCTGTCGCTATATCAGGCTGACATTCGGACAGCGGTTGCCGTATCGGGAACATCATTTACTCGCGATCACGCCCTGCTGCTAAAAAGGTACGCTGATTCTGTCAGTCTGCTGTTCGACTCGGATGCGGCTGGGCAAAGTGCCGCCGAAAGATGCGCCGAACATTTCTTCGCAGTGGGAATCGATGTGCGCGTTGTGGCTCTCCCGGAAGGGGACGATCCCGATTCCTTCGTCAGAGAAGCCGGAGCGACAGAGCTGAAACGAGTAATCTCGGAAGCTGCCAGCTATTTCAGATTTGTCAGAGAGTCTGCTCATCCTCCGTTCGCGGAGCGCAATCGTGCAGGCCAGCAGATGCTCGTAAAATCGCAGCTTCGACTCGTGAGCATGGCCCCCGACGAAATAGCGAGAGCCCTCATGCTTAAAGAGCTTTCCGAGCTCTATGACATCTCCGTCGATTTGCTCACTAAGGGCGTATCTCCCGAAGCTACGAAACCTGAGAAACCTTTCCAACCCAGGTACACTGCAATCGCAAACCGCCCTGAGCTCGAGAGAAATGTTCTGAGACTTATACTCACCCATCCCAGCCTCTTCCAGGATTCATCGAACGGTTTGCAGGAGAAGTTGTTCAGTTCCCCGGAGCACAGAGAGATATTCAACATCGCAACAAGACTTCATGCAGAGAATCGCGAAGCCGATTTCGCGAGCGTGGTTGACAGCGCGACCGATGAGCATACCCGCTCCACACTTACGGGACTGTTAGCGGTCGAGGCGGAATCCGGCGACTGGGAATTGGCATTTCAGGAATACATGCAGAAATTGAAGCAGGCATACAGAGACGATCGCATCAGGCAACTTACAGCTCAACTTCACGAGGCAAGAAGCACCGGTGATACAGACGAATCCGATGCTCTGATAAATGAGATAAACCGGCTGCGAGGTGACAACTAA
- a CDS encoding alpha/beta hydrolase has protein sequence MTQTECVNIDGIRIAYRSAGRGEPLLLLHGFTYSSYSFRHNIPVLSKLYHVICPDLPGHGLSDKPISFDYSLSSQADLIHRFCKELGLDKITLGGCSMGGALAMRTALDYPCLVDRLILVDSAGLDLDVKSPQRIFAIPVLGHLAALVTTIRFRLGSHARMAIDVDEESKDDYQAYARQLKSFSSLIAGVRNLRANRAFKLREIHRIEQQTLIVWGERDQLFSIDSARMLADLIPDSRLILLPEAGHLPNEEKPADFNQVVLDFMQRRIPSARGESSQ, from the coding sequence ATGACTCAAACTGAGTGTGTTAACATTGATGGAATTAGAATAGCCTACAGGTCTGCCGGCAGGGGCGAGCCATTGCTGCTGCTCCATGGCTTCACCTACTCAAGCTACAGTTTCCGACACAACATCCCGGTGCTCTCCAAGCTGTATCATGTAATCTGTCCGGATCTTCCCGGCCACGGTTTGTCCGACAAACCGATATCATTTGACTACAGTCTCAGCAGCCAGGCGGACTTGATTCACCGCTTCTGCAAGGAACTCGGCCTTGATAAGATCACTCTCGGCGGCTGTTCGATGGGTGGGGCACTTGCAATGCGGACGGCGCTCGACTATCCCTGTCTTGTCGATCGGCTGATTCTGGTCGATTCGGCAGGTCTGGATCTGGATGTCAAGTCGCCGCAGCGAATCTTTGCGATTCCTGTTCTGGGGCATTTGGCTGCGCTTGTGACGACGATTAGGTTCAGGTTGGGCAGCCATGCTCGGATGGCTATCGATGTCGATGAAGAGTCGAAGGATGATTATCAGGCTTACGCAAGGCAATTGAAGAGTTTCTCCTCACTAATTGCCGGCGTGCGGAACCTTCGAGCCAACAGGGCATTCAAGTTGAGAGAGATACATCGGATTGAGCAACAGACTTTGATTGTTTGGGGAGAACGCGATCAGTTGTTCTCAATTGACTCCGCCCGGATGCTGGCTGACCTGATCCCGGATTCAAGGCTCATACTGCTTCCGGAAGCAGGACATCTGCCGAATGAGGAGAAGCCCGCGGATTTCAATCAGGTGGTGCTGGATTTCATGCAGAGACGGATACCGTCTGCCAGAGGGGAGAGTTCACAGTAG
- a CDS encoding MBL fold metallo-hydrolase, translated as MEIQPEIAVVTVGMLEVNCIIVHDPETMKGIIVDPGDEPERIVSFMQNNGIIPESIVLTHGHGDHIGAVDILRDELSIPVAIGRLDADMLTFAEKNLSADFGIRLDLKPADRLLEAGDKIHFGRVALDVFHTPGHTRGSVTIATAGLAIVGDLVFCGSVGRVDLPGGSFQQLLTSIRERILSLPDDTLLYPGHGPVTTVGNERISNPFLTGAF; from the coding sequence ATGGAGATTCAGCCTGAAATTGCAGTTGTGACAGTCGGCATGCTAGAGGTCAACTGCATTATTGTCCACGATCCGGAGACAATGAAAGGCATTATAGTCGATCCGGGAGATGAGCCGGAGAGAATTGTGTCATTCATGCAGAACAACGGGATCATTCCGGAATCGATAGTCCTGACTCACGGACACGGCGATCATATTGGTGCCGTGGACATACTCCGCGACGAACTCTCAATTCCTGTGGCAATAGGCAGACTCGATGCCGATATGCTGACTTTTGCTGAGAAGAATCTCTCCGCAGATTTCGGAATCAGGCTTGATCTTAAGCCAGCCGATCGTCTTCTGGAAGCCGGAGATAAGATACATTTTGGTCGTGTGGCGCTGGATGTCTTCCACACCCCCGGGCACACCAGAGGGAGCGTAACAATTGCGACAGCTGGCCTTGCGATCGTCGGTGATCTTGTGTTCTGCGGATCTGTCGGTCGAGTCGATTTGCCGGGAGGGTCGTTTCAGCAGCTTCTGACCTCTATCAGGGAGAGAATTCTGTCACTGCCGGATGATACTCTACTGTATCCCGGGCACGGTCCCGTAACGACAGTCGGAAACGAACGGATATCAAACCCATTCCTGACAGGAGCTTTCTGA
- a CDS encoding histidinol-phosphatase HisJ family protein codes for MGFCFPQTDAHVHPDFSIDSKGSIEEYCHKALSIGLHEIIFTTHVDTNKKYPGECEMVVDGQRVPTNIDAVKRYAEAVTEARQKYYELGLMVKCGVEIDFYPELDQTFLKLFEDSVFEYVLAGVHRVDDFDLSNKQEAGELYAKYPVPVLLEKYYDLVKLVTTYKVFDCIAHLDYYRRCAPMEKLAEAMRVDYDFIPESLQMIADNAMAIEVNTSALRHGHSEYYPSMALLNLARKAGVLIRHLGSDAHCPEQLALDFENAEIIVYETNIADMDEG; via the coding sequence ATGGGATTCTGCTTTCCGCAAACTGACGCGCACGTTCATCCCGATTTTTCCATAGATTCCAAAGGATCAATCGAAGAATACTGCCATAAAGCGCTTTCTATCGGGCTGCATGAAATCATTTTCACGACGCATGTGGACACCAACAAGAAGTACCCGGGAGAATGCGAAATGGTTGTCGATGGTCAGCGAGTCCCCACCAATATTGATGCTGTCAAGAGATACGCGGAGGCTGTGACCGAGGCGAGGCAGAAGTACTATGAACTTGGTCTGATGGTGAAGTGCGGGGTCGAGATAGATTTCTACCCGGAACTGGATCAGACATTCCTGAAGCTTTTCGAAGATTCAGTCTTCGAATACGTACTCGCCGGCGTTCACCGAGTCGATGATTTCGATCTTTCCAACAAGCAGGAAGCGGGTGAATTATATGCTAAATACCCTGTGCCGGTGCTGCTGGAGAAATATTACGATCTTGTCAAGCTGGTGACTACGTATAAGGTGTTTGATTGCATCGCGCATCTCGATTACTACAGGCGTTGTGCTCCTATGGAGAAGCTCGCAGAAGCGATGCGCGTCGACTATGATTTCATTCCGGAGAGTCTGCAGATGATTGCGGACAATGCGATGGCAATCGAAGTCAATACATCGGCGTTGCGGCACGGTCACTCTGAGTATTACCCGTCTATGGCTTTGCTCAATCTTGCACGGAAGGCGGGAGTGCTGATACGTCACCTCGGTTCCGATGCACACTGCCCGGA